The sequence below is a genomic window from Humulus lupulus chromosome 3, drHumLupu1.1, whole genome shotgun sequence.
CAACATATCTCTGAATTTACAGGATGTGACACTAGAAGTGAACGCAGTTACTTTTTTTCCCTACCCCTTCATTCATATTTATGAGATTGTCCTGAATATTCTTCATGACAATACCCAAACTCCGAAGTTCAGAGTGCAAAGCCTGAAACCAATTTTTCAATAAAAGTTTGAAAGGTGATTGACACATAAAAGCATAAATGAGTGACTAAGAACCAGATATCCAAACCTCTTTCTCCAAAATTAGATTCTCAATGACTGCGTCTTTTGATGATAGAATTTTCTGAAGGTTTGGTGGTTAAGAAAAGAATCCCAGACTAAACATATTTTCCTTAAAGAGTAACACAAAATGAAATATTTAGACAACTGATATTgcagttatgttaaaataaattaagcCCACTAGGCTTTGTTACTGATATGGATATCTCATCTATCTGTGTTTGAAAGGCTGTACTAATTTTTGCTGCCTGGACCTGTGCTTCAAGCTCCAAGATTACTATAGTTTTTCTTTGTATCTCATCTTCATCACATTTCAGTTTTTCTTCCAAGTCACCAATCTTTTCTGCATAAATTAGTCCAGTATTGGCTCAATAATAAAACACTTTTACCATCAATATGCAGCTAGTTCAATCTCTAATTTATTCAGCATAAAACAAGTACAACTCGATCACTGCATTTTTAAACTTGATAAATGAAAACAAATGAGCTAATTTTTCAGAAAATCGCCACTTGCATCTACAAACATCGTGCATGCAGAAACTAATTCTTAACAAATTATGACTTGAACTAGCAAAAACAACCAAAAATCAACTAATAAATTCAGATGATCACAAAATTTAATTACCAACAAATACTTTCTCGAATGCAGAGACTTTATCCAATTTGTTGTTTAAGTCAGCCACTGTAAACAGCAAAGTAAAACAGAAATCTTATCAGAAACTTCATGAACTCAAGATCTATAATCCAAATCGTAATAGGCAAACAACTGAGACAAGAGTAAGGCTACTTGCCTACATCTTCTTTTTCACTCATAGTGTGTTGCACATTATCGACAGCTTGCTTGACGGAAACTGCCTCTTTCTCTATTGAATCAAATAACAATAAATGAGACTTTACTTTTTCAGATAGCACGCCAAGCTTCCTATCCCTTGTTTGAATTGCGCGCTTCATATCACAATTGGATTCCTGCTTATTAATATGGCATGCCATGCCATGTCAAAGAGATAATTACTGCATACACAACAACAATTTCACGAGGACATTGATAAAAATCAAACTATATCACATTTACATTACTCTTAGAAACATTCTCAAATTAGAAGtcataaacaaaaattaaagatacgTTTTACCCATTATTTTCACAAACCTCATACGCATTTGCAAAACATTCCTTGGATTGGATTAGGTTGTGTATAGTTTCCTTCAACTCTTTTTGCTTGTTTTCAAGCAAAACATTGTCATTCTGAAGATAAATTACCTACAAAAACAAAACCCAAGACAATATAACCACGTTCGCACTGTGATCTCGAAAACGCCTTAAAGTAATTTCACATACCTTTCTTTCAAGTTTCTGCCGATGCTCATTAGAAGAAGATAATTCAGCCTGCAATTCTTGTATCTTCCTAGCGAAATCTTCCTCATTTTGCTTTTGTTTCTGTATCCAAACATCACCGATCAATCATTCATCAATGAAAAAATAttccaataaaataaaaataagaccTGAATTCGATGATGAAGGTGCTCCGTCGCCGAGTGCTCCCGTTCCTGAAAAATTCCCCAAAGAGCTAAGAGAGAGGGACAGAGAGAGAGTGATGGATAAAGATAATGGTGAGGGAAAGCATACTCTGAGTTCTCGAAATTCAGAGATGAGAGTTCCGAGCTGGAGTTTGAATTTGGAGAGTCTTAACAACTCCATATGTTCACCAAAATGATCCATAGCTGGAAAAATTTAGCCGTGGAAGTGTTTGGGATTGGGATCCTGAACTGATTCTCTTCTTTATTTCTCAAGTATATTCACTCGATCAAAGTTTTCCTTTCATTTCATGCATGCCTTAGACATTTTGGACGATAACCATTTCGCGTTTGCTTTAGCCTTTGCCGTCGTAGTTAAATCAATTATGATCCCACTCATAATTCGTGGAATAGAGTAGAGTTGTAAATAGGAGTCCGGCTTTCTAGGACGGCAAGAATCTGACACAAGCACGACACTAAACCAAAAAAAAAGATATGAGCTTGGGCTAGTCCAGACAAGAATTGAAATTGGCACGAGATTGTACGATAAGCTCGTAGCACACGATAACAAACTAGTCCcaaaacattaataataataataaatttttatttatgaattccttataaattaaaataataatataagtctattacttttttttaaatgtttataagtatattaatttaatttaagatTTATGAGTtaaaatttttagtatttattagtaggtattcaaattctaataattattttgatataattttgtgtaaaatattgttgaaaagtatataaaaatatctcaaactataatttaaataaagaaaagtatttggattggtggtgaTTCCATTAGTtgttaaggaggaggtagagatTCCAATTCTCCATCCTTatattttttggcaataataaaataGGCATAAAAGTAGGCCCGAATTTGGGCCTTGACACGACACGACATGGGTCGTGCTAagcttactctttcaaatataGGTCGATTCGGCCCTGCCGAATTAGAATACAAGTCAAGTGACCAGCCCGGCCCAATTCATTCGAAGGCACGAAAATGTGGGTCGTGTGATATCGCCAAATAAACTCCTAAGCAGTCGCAATAATAATCAGGCTATGTTATATCTACAGATacgtaaaatacaagtaaaaaaaagattagtaaattaaaatgagaaataagAAACTTTGTAATAATGTAACTATGAAAAAGAATAATTTTTAAAacactaaataaataaaattgaataattagaatcagaaagaaaacaTGGAAGACACAaatttcattcatgcaaacatatatattttaataaaattgatttattctattcaactataattctacaccactaattatagttggaaaatatatataataaagctcaccttaaaatatgttcttaattaaattatactaacttctaattttaaaaacctatcatattatatattttgaagcGACAAAATACAAATGACAGAAtacagtaaaaagcatataacataacaaatatcctaaattaaatcaagagcctaaattacataaaaaGTACAtaactagacttatgtaaaaaaCACCAATAaacttagaataaaaattagaagaaaataaatttaattgtaacaaatatatagaaatgaagaacaaaaaagaatcaatatattaaaaatataacgtgaaacatgaacttcactctagcctatCCACAAGAGAATGCAGCCTAAAATacgcattgttttcactcaataagtgtaaaagaaatgaaagaaaaatgagaaataaatgATTTTCTCTCTAACTATACTCTCTACATTTAATTCCACAATCTGATATGTTTTTCCCTAcatttggctctc
It includes:
- the LOC133823161 gene encoding uncharacterized protein LOC133823161, which translates into the protein MDHFGEHMELLRLSKFKLQLGTLISEFRELREREHSATEHLHHRIQKQKQNEEDFARKIQELQAELSSSNEHRQKLERKVIYLQNDNVLLENKQKELKETIHNLIQSKECFANAYEESNCDMKRAIQTRDRKLGVLSEKVKSHLLLFDSIEKEAVSVKQAVDNVQHTMSEKEDVVADLNNKLDKVSAFEKVFVEKIGDLEEKLKCDEDEIQRKTIVILELEAQVQAAKISTAFQTQIDELQKILSSKDAVIENLILEKEALHSELRSLGIVMKNIQDNLINMNEGDKDRFASILEYQEGNNMALTKDNRIKNVNQNSTGRCSSKAYRIGDAACTDSSLSPKSVGIHLLENNNVDSCVSEATSSEPQSAINAPCISANDENVWDNAFLSHLGYLNSFSLKKFFKDLCDYFFDLVSEDNHTTSIHAPNTESSTTQEEASKVPGVWRLQNHVGKDLGRFGKITFLAEKRLWLRPLSFPGRGLGDRGQ